A genomic segment from Phragmites australis chromosome 6, lpPhrAust1.1, whole genome shotgun sequence encodes:
- the LOC133922344 gene encoding uncharacterized protein LOC133922344, which yields MASTLFRTSTLQGSAFRRVLSAAAAAAPSGGEGLTAHRAAPLRRLFHSGAPGDQPPKSLDEKVYKVDQMQRQVDELNKLIERDIYELLERYKNFQTEDHGYFERFLTRCGMAKSKFRDDFIWRCEIATLFVLSAGVGCLLADIRS from the exons ATGGCTTCCACCCTGTTTCGCACGTCGACCCTCCAGGGAAGCGCCTTCCGCCGTGTCCTCTCAGCAGCGGCCGCGGCTGCGCCTTCAGGTGGGGAGGGGCTGACAGCCCACCGGGCTGCCCCGCTCCGCCGCCTCTTTCACTCGGGCGCTCCAGGTGATCAGCCTCCCAAGTCTCTAGATGAGAAG GTTTACAAGGTTGATCAGATGCAAAGGCAAGTGGATGAACTAAATAAGCTAATTGAACGGGATATCTATGAACTACTGGAGCGGTACAAAAATTTCCAGACTGAAGACCATGGCTATTTTGAGAG GTTTCTGACCAGATGTGGGATGGCCAAAAGCAAATTTCGAGATGATTTCATTTGGCGCTGTGAGATTGCAACTCTGTTTGTTCTATCCGCCGGGGTCGGTTGCCTGCTAGCTGATATAAGGTCTTAA